A genomic region of Alligator mississippiensis isolate rAllMis1 chromosome 4, rAllMis1, whole genome shotgun sequence contains the following coding sequences:
- the STK36 gene encoding serine/threonine-protein kinase 36 isoform X5, which translates to MERYHVLEVIGEGSFGRVYKGRRKHSAQVVALKFIPKLGRSDKELRNLQREIEIMRGLHHPNIIQMLDSFDTDKEVVVVTDYAEGELFQILEDDGSLPEEQVQAIAAQLVSALYYLHSHRILHRDMKPQNILLGKGGVIKLCDFGFARAMSIHTLVLTSIKGTPLYMAPELVQEQPYDHAADLWSMGCILYELLAGAPPFYTTSIFQLVSLIVSDPVRWPKSMSPPCKSFLQGLLMKDPRQRLSWPELLGHPFLAGHVTIIEDTEERGIPNPFTSKLPPELQALKERQAHSLAPRRGQSKILRKARQRMAEETRRKQQAKTESTGRQDPSGKGGPGPRPRAAAVDGPRTTQGLEPNRTEREVDEPPPTPGEHCITQDCEREFSEPGAPPPLGTGKAGPRGRRSIEAVALENEELDSDEEWQHLVEATEPSRLQLSAPLSLLGDPGFLPRLHARLDHASQQVLEGMLEGASKLRPTLRVIGNLLSTRCDAARLYHLCRELELPRVLLGLAGQVLDSAGTMQQPWSITVLTDLVAVTTGYFTSDFNQERSIARGRCRGLEIFAEAARLFLALLPRLLAQPMDGERRLQQQSVVGFTLLCESMDGSCSSVAGPFYAGLCAEHHLLLDTLLQGASGSVKEAKTTQEQSERLADIFMAALASACSIPLGRGGCREAKKQVAQHVAQMLAETPQVLGQLLEKLVRPTCSLNGLKILYAACHVSQSLCHLLEMGPQVPGALAQLLKGEIPMPEPVRGQAQEATLHLLSLLTLQLQAPPPGLDVVALEAGELFTRSAIVSLVSAAGFLLTQLRQHGVAVDLGGEEATAALTNALTARAQLCLPPPLGTGLYDGLLFFLLELLAQEEGVGTWGFAGSELWDITWHRVAAALGLARGEPEMESETPRPGQPTPEPDWNLISPQGTLLFLNLALLVFTREPHLCLGQLAQPSSLTLATLRKLLSPDFLLHLTQTQAGEDGDPGLVPAVVLHTCQLLCFPFAVEVDEETLARMVEAASEAEIPAHLLQVLVSLKASEKLGSASLNGSQASLSRSPRPASARHCEKLIHLLRPTHSA; encoded by the exons ATGGAGCGCTACCACGTGCTGGAGGTCATCGGCGAGGGCTCCTTCGGGCGCGTGTACAAGGGGCGCCGCAAGCACAGCGCCCAG GTGGTGGCCCTGAAGTTCATCCCCAAGCTGGGGCGCTCGGACAAGGAGCTGAGGAACCTGCAGCGGGAGATCGAGATCATGCGGGGGCTGCACCACCCCAACATCATCCAGATGCTGGACAGCTTCGACACCGAcaaggaggtggtggtggtgaccGACTACGCGGAGGGCGAGCTCTTCCAGATCCTGGAGGACGACGGCAGCCTGCCCGAGGAGCAG GTGCAGGCCATTGCGGCCCAGCTGGTCTCGGCGCTCTACTACCTGCACTCCCACCGCATCCTGCACCGCGACATGAAGCCCCAGAACATCCTGCTCGGCAAAGGCGGCGTTATTAAGCTCTGCGACTTCGG GTTCGCCCGGGCCATGAGCATCCACACGCTGGTGCTGACGTCCATCAAGGGCACGCCGCTGTACATGGCGCCTGAGCtggtgcaggagcagccctaCGACCACGCGGCCGACCTGTGGTCCATGGGCTGCATCCTGTACGAGCTGCTGGCCGGCGCGCCCCCCTTCTACACCACCAGCATCTTCCAGCTCGTCAGCCTCATCGTCAGCGACCCCGTCAGGTGGCCCAAGAGCATGAGCCCCCCCTGCAAG AGCTTCCTGCAGGGCCTGCTGATGAAGGACCCTCGCCAGCGCCTGTCGTGGCCGGAGCTGCTGGGCCACCCCTTCCTCGCCGGACACGTCACCA tCATCGAGGACACAGAGGAGCGGGGGATCCCCAACCCCTTCACCAGCAAGCTGCCTCCGGAGCTGCAGGCACTGAAGGAGAGGCAAGCCCACTCCCTGGCCCCTCGGCGAGGCCAGTCCAAGATCCTGCGGAAGGCGAGGCAGAGGATGGCCGAGGAGACCAGGAGAAAG CAGCAGGCGAAGACAGAGTCAACAGGCAGACAGGACCCCAGCGGCAAAGGGGGGCCAGGCCCCAGGCCTAGAGCAGCCGCCGTGGACGGGCCCCGCACCACCCAGGGACTGGAGCCGAACAGGACGGAGCGGGAGGTGGATGAGCCCCCCCCAACGCCAGG ggagcactgcaTCACCCAGGACTGTGAGCGGGAGTTCTCAGAGCCAGGGGCCCCCCCACCACTGGGGACAGGCAAAGCGGGGCCCCGTGGCCGCCGCAGCATCGAAGCTGTAGCCCTGGAGAACGAG GAGCTGGACAGCGACGAGGAGTGGCAGCACCTGGTGGAGGCCACAGAGCCGTCCCGGCTGCAGCTGAGCGCGcccctaagcctgctgggggaccctgggttccTGCCACGCCTGCATGCCCGCCTGgaccatgccagccagcag GTGCTGGAGGGGATGCTGGAGGGGGCGTCCAAGCTGCGCCCCACACTGCGTGTCATAGGGAACCTGCTGTCCACCCGCTGCGACGCTGCCCGGCTTTACCACCTCTgccgggagctggagctgccgCGTGTCCTGCTGGGCCTGGCGGGGCAGGTCCTGGACAGCGCTGGCACCATGCAG CAGCCCTGGAGCATTACAGTGCTGACGGACCTTGTTGCTGTGACGACGGGTTATTTTACCAGCGATTTCAACCAGGAGAGGAGCATAGCaaggggaaggtgcagggg cCTGGAGATCTTTGCTGAGGCCGCCCGCCttttcctggccctgctgccccggCTGCTTGCTCAGCCCATGGATGGCGAGAGGCGGCTCCAGCAGCAAAGTGTCGTG GGCTTCACCTTGCTGTGTGAGAGCATGGACGGTAGCTGCTCCTCTGTCGCTGGCCCCTTCTACGCGGGGCTGTGTGCTGAGCACCACCTCCTCCTGGACACGCTCCTCCAAGGGGCTTCTG GCTCAGTGAAGGAGGCCAAGACCACACAGGAGCAGAGCGAGCGCTTGGCTGACATCTTCATGGCAGCGCTGGCTTCGGCCTGCAGCATCCCTCTGGGGCGTGGCGGGTGCCGGGAGGCCAAGAAGcag GTTGCCCAGCACGTGGCCCAGATGCTGGCCGAGACTCCCCAGgtcctggggcagctcctggagaaGCTGGTGCGCCCAACCTGCTCCCTGAATGGGCTCAAG ATCCTATATGCTGCCTGCCACGTCAGCCAGAGCCTGTGCCACCTCTTGgagatggggccacaagtgccagGGGCCTTGGCACAACTGCTGAAGGGAGAG ATCCCGATGCCGGAGCCAGTGCGGGGACAGGCTCAGGAGGCCACCCTGCACCTCCTGTCTCTGCTCACCCTGCAGCTCCAGGCACCCCCACCCGG GCTAGACGTGGTGGCACTTGAGGCTGGCGAGCTCTTCACCCGTTCGGCTATTGTCTCCCTTGTG AGTGCTGCGGGATTCCTGCTGACTCAGCTCCGCCAGCACGGGGTGGCCGTCGATCTCGGCGGGGAGGAAGCCACGGCAGCTCTAACCAACGCTCTCACCGCCCGTGCCCAG CTGTGTCTCCCGCCGCCGCTGGGCACTGGGCTCTATGATGGACTCCTCTTCTTCCTGCTGGAGCTCCTGGCCCAG GAGGAGGGTGTGGGCACGTGGGGCTTCGCTGGCTCGGAGCTATGGGACATCACGTGGCACCGGGTCGCTGCGGCCCTTGGCTTGGCCCGTGGAGAGCCTGAGATGGAGAGTGAGACACCTCGGCCTGGCCAGCCCACCCCGGAGCCAGACTGGAACCTCATCTCCCCTCAAG GGACCCTGCTCTTCCTCAACCTGGCACTCCTCGTCTTCACCCGGGAGCCTCACCTCTGCCTCgggcagctggcccagcccagcagccttaccctaGCCACCCTGCGCAAGCTGCTGTCTCCCGACTTCCTGCTTCACTTGACCCAGAC gcaggcaggtgaggaCGGAGACCCTGGGCTGGTCCCTGCTGTAGTGCTCCATACTTGCCAGCTGTTGTGTTTCCCCTTCGCCGTGGAGGTGGATGAGGAAACCTTGGCGCGGATGGTGGAGGCCGCAAGCGAGGCTGAGatccctgcccatctgctgcag GTGCTGGTGTCTCTCAAGGCAAGCGAGAAGCTGGGGTCCGCATCCCTCaatgggtcccaggccagtctctcccgcagcccccgccccgccTCGGCTCGGCACTGCGAGAAACTCATCCACCTCCTCCGGCCCACGCACAGCGCCTGA
- the STK36 gene encoding serine/threonine-protein kinase 36 isoform X3 yields the protein MERYHVLEVIGEGSFGRVYKGRRKHSAQVVALKFIPKLGRSDKELRNLQREIEIMRGLHHPNIIQMLDSFDTDKEVVVVTDYAEGELFQILEDDGSLPEEQVQAIAAQLVSALYYLHSHRILHRDMKPQNILLGKGGVIKLCDFGFARAMSIHTLVLTSIKGTPLYMAPELVQEQPYDHAADLWSMGCILYELLAGAPPFYTTSIFQLVSLIVSDPVRWPKSMSPPCKSFLQGLLMKDPRQRLSWPELLGHPFLAGHVTIIEDTEERGIPNPFTSKLPPELQALKERQAHSLAPRRGQSKILRKARQRMAEETRRKQQAKTESTGRQDPSGKGGPGPRPRAAAVDGPRTTQGLEPNRTEREVDEPPPTPGEHCITQDCEREFSEPGAPPPLGTGKAGPRGRRSIEAVALENEELDSDEEWQHLVEATEPSRLQLSAPLSLLGDPGFLPRLHARLDHASQQVLEGMLEGASKLRPTLRVIGNLLSTRCDAARLYHLCRELELPRVLLGLAGQVLDSAGTMQPWSITVLTDLVAVTTGYFTSDFNQERSIARGRCRGLEIFAEAARLFLALLPRLLAQPMDGERRLQQQSVVGFTLLCESMDGSCSSVAGPFYAGLCAEHHLLLDTLLQGASGSVKEAKTTQEQSERLADIFMAALASACSIPLGRGGCREAKKQVAQHVAQMLAETPQVLGQLLEKLVRPTCSLNGLKILYAACHVSQSLCHLLEMGPQVPGALAQLLKGEIPMPEPVRGQAQEATLHLLSLLTLQLQAPPPGLDVVALEAGELFTRSAIVSLVSAAGFLLTQLRQHGVAVDLGGEEATAALTNALTARAQLCLPPPLGTGLYDGLLFFLLELLAQEEGVGTWGFAGSELWDITWHRVAAALGLARGEPEMESETPRPGQPTPEPDWNLISPQGTLLFLNLALLVFTREPHLCLGQLAQPSSLTLATLRKLLSPDFLLHLTQTQAGEDGDPGLVPAVVLHTCQLLCFPFAVEVDEETLARMVEAASEAEIPAHLLQACCHHLPLPATELPLSLLCHLALRDERAAGQFVAVASEPAVTFLSSVLLGTHAQPTYQLLALLAQVARASSAHLPFLHGLLGGSDGAGQALSQLLGHPEPLVRAGSCSLVGNLLRHRLGLPGGLAGLLERLLELLGDPDGAVRRAAIFAVGNAAYQAGGLAQGLAQAMPCVVRLLGDPQARTRSNAASALGNLGRNSAELADVLIRNEVPRLLLHCACHDSQPAVREAALIALRALSRQPGIRQVLVSLKASEKLGSASLNGSQASLSRSPRPASARHCEKLIHLLRPTHSA from the exons ATGGAGCGCTACCACGTGCTGGAGGTCATCGGCGAGGGCTCCTTCGGGCGCGTGTACAAGGGGCGCCGCAAGCACAGCGCCCAG GTGGTGGCCCTGAAGTTCATCCCCAAGCTGGGGCGCTCGGACAAGGAGCTGAGGAACCTGCAGCGGGAGATCGAGATCATGCGGGGGCTGCACCACCCCAACATCATCCAGATGCTGGACAGCTTCGACACCGAcaaggaggtggtggtggtgaccGACTACGCGGAGGGCGAGCTCTTCCAGATCCTGGAGGACGACGGCAGCCTGCCCGAGGAGCAG GTGCAGGCCATTGCGGCCCAGCTGGTCTCGGCGCTCTACTACCTGCACTCCCACCGCATCCTGCACCGCGACATGAAGCCCCAGAACATCCTGCTCGGCAAAGGCGGCGTTATTAAGCTCTGCGACTTCGG GTTCGCCCGGGCCATGAGCATCCACACGCTGGTGCTGACGTCCATCAAGGGCACGCCGCTGTACATGGCGCCTGAGCtggtgcaggagcagccctaCGACCACGCGGCCGACCTGTGGTCCATGGGCTGCATCCTGTACGAGCTGCTGGCCGGCGCGCCCCCCTTCTACACCACCAGCATCTTCCAGCTCGTCAGCCTCATCGTCAGCGACCCCGTCAGGTGGCCCAAGAGCATGAGCCCCCCCTGCAAG AGCTTCCTGCAGGGCCTGCTGATGAAGGACCCTCGCCAGCGCCTGTCGTGGCCGGAGCTGCTGGGCCACCCCTTCCTCGCCGGACACGTCACCA tCATCGAGGACACAGAGGAGCGGGGGATCCCCAACCCCTTCACCAGCAAGCTGCCTCCGGAGCTGCAGGCACTGAAGGAGAGGCAAGCCCACTCCCTGGCCCCTCGGCGAGGCCAGTCCAAGATCCTGCGGAAGGCGAGGCAGAGGATGGCCGAGGAGACCAGGAGAAAG CAGCAGGCGAAGACAGAGTCAACAGGCAGACAGGACCCCAGCGGCAAAGGGGGGCCAGGCCCCAGGCCTAGAGCAGCCGCCGTGGACGGGCCCCGCACCACCCAGGGACTGGAGCCGAACAGGACGGAGCGGGAGGTGGATGAGCCCCCCCCAACGCCAGG ggagcactgcaTCACCCAGGACTGTGAGCGGGAGTTCTCAGAGCCAGGGGCCCCCCCACCACTGGGGACAGGCAAAGCGGGGCCCCGTGGCCGCCGCAGCATCGAAGCTGTAGCCCTGGAGAACGAG GAGCTGGACAGCGACGAGGAGTGGCAGCACCTGGTGGAGGCCACAGAGCCGTCCCGGCTGCAGCTGAGCGCGcccctaagcctgctgggggaccctgggttccTGCCACGCCTGCATGCCCGCCTGgaccatgccagccagcag GTGCTGGAGGGGATGCTGGAGGGGGCGTCCAAGCTGCGCCCCACACTGCGTGTCATAGGGAACCTGCTGTCCACCCGCTGCGACGCTGCCCGGCTTTACCACCTCTgccgggagctggagctgccgCGTGTCCTGCTGGGCCTGGCGGGGCAGGTCCTGGACAGCGCTGGCACCATGCAG CCCTGGAGCATTACAGTGCTGACGGACCTTGTTGCTGTGACGACGGGTTATTTTACCAGCGATTTCAACCAGGAGAGGAGCATAGCaaggggaaggtgcagggg cCTGGAGATCTTTGCTGAGGCCGCCCGCCttttcctggccctgctgccccggCTGCTTGCTCAGCCCATGGATGGCGAGAGGCGGCTCCAGCAGCAAAGTGTCGTG GGCTTCACCTTGCTGTGTGAGAGCATGGACGGTAGCTGCTCCTCTGTCGCTGGCCCCTTCTACGCGGGGCTGTGTGCTGAGCACCACCTCCTCCTGGACACGCTCCTCCAAGGGGCTTCTG GCTCAGTGAAGGAGGCCAAGACCACACAGGAGCAGAGCGAGCGCTTGGCTGACATCTTCATGGCAGCGCTGGCTTCGGCCTGCAGCATCCCTCTGGGGCGTGGCGGGTGCCGGGAGGCCAAGAAGcag GTTGCCCAGCACGTGGCCCAGATGCTGGCCGAGACTCCCCAGgtcctggggcagctcctggagaaGCTGGTGCGCCCAACCTGCTCCCTGAATGGGCTCAAG ATCCTATATGCTGCCTGCCACGTCAGCCAGAGCCTGTGCCACCTCTTGgagatggggccacaagtgccagGGGCCTTGGCACAACTGCTGAAGGGAGAG ATCCCGATGCCGGAGCCAGTGCGGGGACAGGCTCAGGAGGCCACCCTGCACCTCCTGTCTCTGCTCACCCTGCAGCTCCAGGCACCCCCACCCGG GCTAGACGTGGTGGCACTTGAGGCTGGCGAGCTCTTCACCCGTTCGGCTATTGTCTCCCTTGTG AGTGCTGCGGGATTCCTGCTGACTCAGCTCCGCCAGCACGGGGTGGCCGTCGATCTCGGCGGGGAGGAAGCCACGGCAGCTCTAACCAACGCTCTCACCGCCCGTGCCCAG CTGTGTCTCCCGCCGCCGCTGGGCACTGGGCTCTATGATGGACTCCTCTTCTTCCTGCTGGAGCTCCTGGCCCAG GAGGAGGGTGTGGGCACGTGGGGCTTCGCTGGCTCGGAGCTATGGGACATCACGTGGCACCGGGTCGCTGCGGCCCTTGGCTTGGCCCGTGGAGAGCCTGAGATGGAGAGTGAGACACCTCGGCCTGGCCAGCCCACCCCGGAGCCAGACTGGAACCTCATCTCCCCTCAAG GGACCCTGCTCTTCCTCAACCTGGCACTCCTCGTCTTCACCCGGGAGCCTCACCTCTGCCTCgggcagctggcccagcccagcagccttaccctaGCCACCCTGCGCAAGCTGCTGTCTCCCGACTTCCTGCTTCACTTGACCCAGAC gcaggcaggtgaggaCGGAGACCCTGGGCTGGTCCCTGCTGTAGTGCTCCATACTTGCCAGCTGTTGTGTTTCCCCTTCGCCGTGGAGGTGGATGAGGAAACCTTGGCGCGGATGGTGGAGGCCGCAAGCGAGGCTGAGatccctgcccatctgctgcag gcttgctgccaccacctgcctctgccagccACGGAGCTGCCACTGAgcctcctctgccacctggctcTGCGCGACGAGCGGGCAGCGGGGCAGTTTGTGGCCGTGGCATCGGAACCGGCCGTCACCTTCCTGTCATCCGTCCTGCTCGGCACCCATGCCCAGCCCACATACCAGCTGCTGGCCTTACTGGCCCAGGTGGCGCGGGCTAGTTCTGCACACCTGCCTTTCCTCCACGGCCTGCTGGGTGGCTCCGACGGCGCTGGCCAGGCCCTGAGCCAGCTGCTGGGCCACCCGGAGCCCCTGGTGCGTGCCGGCTCCTGCAGCCTTGTGGGCAACCTGCTGCGGCACAGGTTGGGGCTCCCCGGGGGCCTGGCCGGGCTGCTGGAACGGCTGCTGGAGCTCCTGGGTGACCCCGATGGGGCTGTGCGCAGGGCGGCTATCTTCGCTGTGGGCAACGCGGCCTACCAGGCTGGCGGGCTGGCGCAGGGCTTGGCCCAGGCCATGCCCTGCGTGGTGCGGCTGCTGGGAGACCCCCAGGCCAGGACCCGCAGCAACGCTGCCTCGGCCCTGGGCAACCTGGGGCGCAACTCAGCCGAGCTAGCAGATGTGCTCATCCGGAACGAGGTCCCccggctcctgctgcactgcGCCTGCCACGACTCCCAGCCCGCGgtgagggaggctgccctcatCGCCCTGCGGGCCCTCAGCCGCCAGCCTGGGATACGCCAG GTGCTGGTGTCTCTCAAGGCAAGCGAGAAGCTGGGGTCCGCATCCCTCaatgggtcccaggccagtctctcccgcagcccccgccccgccTCGGCTCGGCACTGCGAGAAACTCATCCACCTCCTCCGGCCCACGCACAGCGCCTGA
- the STK36 gene encoding serine/threonine-protein kinase 36 isoform X1 has product MERYHVLEVIGEGSFGRVYKGRRKHSAQVVALKFIPKLGRSDKELRNLQREIEIMRGLHHPNIIQMLDSFDTDKEVVVVTDYAEGELFQILEDDGSLPEEQVQAIAAQLVSALYYLHSHRILHRDMKPQNILLGKGGVIKLCDFGFARAMSIHTLVLTSIKGTPLYMAPELVQEQPYDHAADLWSMGCILYELLAGAPPFYTTSIFQLVSLIVSDPVRWPKSMSPPCKSFLQGLLMKDPRQRLSWPELLGHPFLAGHVTIIEDTEERGIPNPFTSKLPPELQALKERQAHSLAPRRGQSKILRKARQRMAEETRRKQQAKTESTGRQDPSGKGGPGPRPRAAAVDGPRTTQGLEPNRTEREVDEPPPTPGEHCITQDCEREFSEPGAPPPLGTGKAGPRGRRSIEAVALENEELDSDEEWQHLVEATEPSRLQLSAPLSLLGDPGFLPRLHARLDHASQQVLEGMLEGASKLRPTLRVIGNLLSTRCDAARLYHLCRELELPRVLLGLAGQVLDSAGTMQQPWSITVLTDLVAVTTGYFTSDFNQERSIARGRCRGLEIFAEAARLFLALLPRLLAQPMDGERRLQQQSVVGFTLLCESMDGSCSSVAGPFYAGLCAEHHLLLDTLLQGASGSVKEAKTTQEQSERLADIFMAALASACSIPLGRGGCREAKKQVAQHVAQMLAETPQVLGQLLEKLVRPTCSLNGLKILYAACHVSQSLCHLLEMGPQVPGALAQLLKGEIPMPEPVRGQAQEATLHLLSLLTLQLQAPPPGLDVVALEAGELFTRSAIVSLVSAAGFLLTQLRQHGVAVDLGGEEATAALTNALTARAQLCLPPPLGTGLYDGLLFFLLELLAQEEGVGTWGFAGSELWDITWHRVAAALGLARGEPEMESETPRPGQPTPEPDWNLISPQGTLLFLNLALLVFTREPHLCLGQLAQPSSLTLATLRKLLSPDFLLHLTQTQAGEDGDPGLVPAVVLHTCQLLCFPFAVEVDEETLARMVEAASEAEIPAHLLQACCHHLPLPATELPLSLLCHLALRDERAAGQFVAVASEPAVTFLSSVLLGTHAQPTYQLLALLAQVARASSAHLPFLHGLLGGSDGAGQALSQLLGHPEPLVRAGSCSLVGNLLRHRLGLPGGLAGLLERLLELLGDPDGAVRRAAIFAVGNAAYQAGGLAQGLAQAMPCVVRLLGDPQARTRSNAASALGNLGRNSAELADVLIRNEVPRLLLHCACHDSQPAVREAALIALRALSRQPGIRQVLVSLKASEKLGSASLNGSQASLSRSPRPASARHCEKLIHLLRPTHSA; this is encoded by the exons ATGGAGCGCTACCACGTGCTGGAGGTCATCGGCGAGGGCTCCTTCGGGCGCGTGTACAAGGGGCGCCGCAAGCACAGCGCCCAG GTGGTGGCCCTGAAGTTCATCCCCAAGCTGGGGCGCTCGGACAAGGAGCTGAGGAACCTGCAGCGGGAGATCGAGATCATGCGGGGGCTGCACCACCCCAACATCATCCAGATGCTGGACAGCTTCGACACCGAcaaggaggtggtggtggtgaccGACTACGCGGAGGGCGAGCTCTTCCAGATCCTGGAGGACGACGGCAGCCTGCCCGAGGAGCAG GTGCAGGCCATTGCGGCCCAGCTGGTCTCGGCGCTCTACTACCTGCACTCCCACCGCATCCTGCACCGCGACATGAAGCCCCAGAACATCCTGCTCGGCAAAGGCGGCGTTATTAAGCTCTGCGACTTCGG GTTCGCCCGGGCCATGAGCATCCACACGCTGGTGCTGACGTCCATCAAGGGCACGCCGCTGTACATGGCGCCTGAGCtggtgcaggagcagccctaCGACCACGCGGCCGACCTGTGGTCCATGGGCTGCATCCTGTACGAGCTGCTGGCCGGCGCGCCCCCCTTCTACACCACCAGCATCTTCCAGCTCGTCAGCCTCATCGTCAGCGACCCCGTCAGGTGGCCCAAGAGCATGAGCCCCCCCTGCAAG AGCTTCCTGCAGGGCCTGCTGATGAAGGACCCTCGCCAGCGCCTGTCGTGGCCGGAGCTGCTGGGCCACCCCTTCCTCGCCGGACACGTCACCA tCATCGAGGACACAGAGGAGCGGGGGATCCCCAACCCCTTCACCAGCAAGCTGCCTCCGGAGCTGCAGGCACTGAAGGAGAGGCAAGCCCACTCCCTGGCCCCTCGGCGAGGCCAGTCCAAGATCCTGCGGAAGGCGAGGCAGAGGATGGCCGAGGAGACCAGGAGAAAG CAGCAGGCGAAGACAGAGTCAACAGGCAGACAGGACCCCAGCGGCAAAGGGGGGCCAGGCCCCAGGCCTAGAGCAGCCGCCGTGGACGGGCCCCGCACCACCCAGGGACTGGAGCCGAACAGGACGGAGCGGGAGGTGGATGAGCCCCCCCCAACGCCAGG ggagcactgcaTCACCCAGGACTGTGAGCGGGAGTTCTCAGAGCCAGGGGCCCCCCCACCACTGGGGACAGGCAAAGCGGGGCCCCGTGGCCGCCGCAGCATCGAAGCTGTAGCCCTGGAGAACGAG GAGCTGGACAGCGACGAGGAGTGGCAGCACCTGGTGGAGGCCACAGAGCCGTCCCGGCTGCAGCTGAGCGCGcccctaagcctgctgggggaccctgggttccTGCCACGCCTGCATGCCCGCCTGgaccatgccagccagcag GTGCTGGAGGGGATGCTGGAGGGGGCGTCCAAGCTGCGCCCCACACTGCGTGTCATAGGGAACCTGCTGTCCACCCGCTGCGACGCTGCCCGGCTTTACCACCTCTgccgggagctggagctgccgCGTGTCCTGCTGGGCCTGGCGGGGCAGGTCCTGGACAGCGCTGGCACCATGCAG CAGCCCTGGAGCATTACAGTGCTGACGGACCTTGTTGCTGTGACGACGGGTTATTTTACCAGCGATTTCAACCAGGAGAGGAGCATAGCaaggggaaggtgcagggg cCTGGAGATCTTTGCTGAGGCCGCCCGCCttttcctggccctgctgccccggCTGCTTGCTCAGCCCATGGATGGCGAGAGGCGGCTCCAGCAGCAAAGTGTCGTG GGCTTCACCTTGCTGTGTGAGAGCATGGACGGTAGCTGCTCCTCTGTCGCTGGCCCCTTCTACGCGGGGCTGTGTGCTGAGCACCACCTCCTCCTGGACACGCTCCTCCAAGGGGCTTCTG GCTCAGTGAAGGAGGCCAAGACCACACAGGAGCAGAGCGAGCGCTTGGCTGACATCTTCATGGCAGCGCTGGCTTCGGCCTGCAGCATCCCTCTGGGGCGTGGCGGGTGCCGGGAGGCCAAGAAGcag GTTGCCCAGCACGTGGCCCAGATGCTGGCCGAGACTCCCCAGgtcctggggcagctcctggagaaGCTGGTGCGCCCAACCTGCTCCCTGAATGGGCTCAAG ATCCTATATGCTGCCTGCCACGTCAGCCAGAGCCTGTGCCACCTCTTGgagatggggccacaagtgccagGGGCCTTGGCACAACTGCTGAAGGGAGAG ATCCCGATGCCGGAGCCAGTGCGGGGACAGGCTCAGGAGGCCACCCTGCACCTCCTGTCTCTGCTCACCCTGCAGCTCCAGGCACCCCCACCCGG GCTAGACGTGGTGGCACTTGAGGCTGGCGAGCTCTTCACCCGTTCGGCTATTGTCTCCCTTGTG AGTGCTGCGGGATTCCTGCTGACTCAGCTCCGCCAGCACGGGGTGGCCGTCGATCTCGGCGGGGAGGAAGCCACGGCAGCTCTAACCAACGCTCTCACCGCCCGTGCCCAG CTGTGTCTCCCGCCGCCGCTGGGCACTGGGCTCTATGATGGACTCCTCTTCTTCCTGCTGGAGCTCCTGGCCCAG GAGGAGGGTGTGGGCACGTGGGGCTTCGCTGGCTCGGAGCTATGGGACATCACGTGGCACCGGGTCGCTGCGGCCCTTGGCTTGGCCCGTGGAGAGCCTGAGATGGAGAGTGAGACACCTCGGCCTGGCCAGCCCACCCCGGAGCCAGACTGGAACCTCATCTCCCCTCAAG GGACCCTGCTCTTCCTCAACCTGGCACTCCTCGTCTTCACCCGGGAGCCTCACCTCTGCCTCgggcagctggcccagcccagcagccttaccctaGCCACCCTGCGCAAGCTGCTGTCTCCCGACTTCCTGCTTCACTTGACCCAGAC gcaggcaggtgaggaCGGAGACCCTGGGCTGGTCCCTGCTGTAGTGCTCCATACTTGCCAGCTGTTGTGTTTCCCCTTCGCCGTGGAGGTGGATGAGGAAACCTTGGCGCGGATGGTGGAGGCCGCAAGCGAGGCTGAGatccctgcccatctgctgcag gcttgctgccaccacctgcctctgccagccACGGAGCTGCCACTGAgcctcctctgccacctggctcTGCGCGACGAGCGGGCAGCGGGGCAGTTTGTGGCCGTGGCATCGGAACCGGCCGTCACCTTCCTGTCATCCGTCCTGCTCGGCACCCATGCCCAGCCCACATACCAGCTGCTGGCCTTACTGGCCCAGGTGGCGCGGGCTAGTTCTGCACACCTGCCTTTCCTCCACGGCCTGCTGGGTGGCTCCGACGGCGCTGGCCAGGCCCTGAGCCAGCTGCTGGGCCACCCGGAGCCCCTGGTGCGTGCCGGCTCCTGCAGCCTTGTGGGCAACCTGCTGCGGCACAGGTTGGGGCTCCCCGGGGGCCTGGCCGGGCTGCTGGAACGGCTGCTGGAGCTCCTGGGTGACCCCGATGGGGCTGTGCGCAGGGCGGCTATCTTCGCTGTGGGCAACGCGGCCTACCAGGCTGGCGGGCTGGCGCAGGGCTTGGCCCAGGCCATGCCCTGCGTGGTGCGGCTGCTGGGAGACCCCCAGGCCAGGACCCGCAGCAACGCTGCCTCGGCCCTGGGCAACCTGGGGCGCAACTCAGCCGAGCTAGCAGATGTGCTCATCCGGAACGAGGTCCCccggctcctgctgcactgcGCCTGCCACGACTCCCAGCCCGCGgtgagggaggctgccctcatCGCCCTGCGGGCCCTCAGCCGCCAGCCTGGGATACGCCAG GTGCTGGTGTCTCTCAAGGCAAGCGAGAAGCTGGGGTCCGCATCCCTCaatgggtcccaggccagtctctcccgcagcccccgccccgccTCGGCTCGGCACTGCGAGAAACTCATCCACCTCCTCCGGCCCACGCACAGCGCCTGA